In Oryza sativa Japonica Group chromosome 2, ASM3414082v1, the following are encoded in one genomic region:
- the LOC4330952 gene encoding pathogenesis-related protein PR-1: MASSTAIALALLGIVLLLPGNAFVVVAYPRGGGGGDYRMQFLGQQNAARAAMGLPALVWDERVAGYARWYAESRRGDCALVHSSGPYGENLFWGSGTGWSPAQAVGAWLAEQPRYNYWSNSCYGGMCGHYTQIMWRATRRVGCAMVACYNGRGTFITCNYDPPGNYVGMRPY, from the coding sequence ATGGCGTCCTCCACCGCCATTGCCCTTGCTCTCCTCGGCATTGTGCTTCTTCTTCCCGGCAATGCCTTCGTCGTGGTCGCCTacccacgcggcggcggcggcggggactaCAGGATGCAGTTCTTGGGGCAGCAGaacgcggcgagggcggcgatggGGTTGCCGGCGCTGGTGTGGGACGAGCGGGTGGCCGGGTACGCGCGGTGGTACGCGGAGTCGCGGCGCGGCGACTGCGCGCTGGTGCACTCGTCGGGGCCGTACGGGGAGAACCTGTTCTGGGGGAGCGGCACGGGTTGGTCGCCGGCGCAGGCCGTGGGCGCGTGGCTCGCCGAGCAGCCGCGGTACAACTACTGGAGCAACAGCTGCTACGGCGGCATGTGCGGGCACTACACCCAGATCATGTGGCGCGCCACGCGCCGCGTCGGCTGCGCCATGGTCGCCTGCTACAACGGCAGGGGCACCTTCATCACCTGCAACTACGACCCGCCCGGCAACTACGTCGGCATGCGCCCCTACTGA
- the LOC4330951 gene encoding pathogenesis-related protein PR-1 produces the protein MASRRLPFAAVTAVILLLHGAADAKSSSSSGKTKSLASGFLDAHNAARRQVGVPPLRWDERLASYAARYAAARSGAGGGCALVHSHGPYGENLFHGSGVGWAPADVVAAWVSRERALYDAASNSCRGGDAAACGHYTQVVWRRTTAVGCALATCAGGRGTYGVCSYNPPGNYVGVRPY, from the coding sequence ATGGCTTCTCGCCGCCTCCCGTTCGCGGCGGTCACCGCCGtgatcctcctcctccacggcgccgccgacgccaagtcgtcgtcgtcgtcggggaagACGAAGAGCCTCGCGTCGGGGTTCCTGGACGCGCACAACGCGGCGCGGCGCCAGGTCGGGGTGCCGCCGCTGCGGTGGGACGAGAGGCTGGCGTCGTACGCGGCGCGgtacgcggcggcgcggagcggcgccggcggcggctgcgcgctGGTGCACTCGCACGGGCCGTACGGGGAGAACCTGTTCCACGGCAGCGGCGTCGGGTGGGCGCCCGCGGACGTGGTGGCGGCGTGGGTGTCGCGGGAGCGCGCGCTGTACGACGCGGCGTCCAACtcgtgccgcggcggcgacgccgcggcgtGCGGGCACTACACGCAGGTGGTGTGGCGGCGCACCACGGCGGTGGGCTGCGCGCTCGCCACCTGCGCCGGTGGCCGCGGCACGTACGGCGTCTGCAGCTACAACCCGCCGGGCAACTACGTCGGCGTGAGGCCGTACTAG
- the LOC4330950 gene encoding transcription factor MYB36, whose product MGRAPCCDKASVKKGPWSPEEDAKLKAYIEENGTGGNWIALPQKIGLKRCGKSCRLRWLNYLRPNIKHGDFTEEEEHIICSLYISIGSRWSIIAAQLPGRTDNDIKNYWNTKLKKKLLGKRAPSRRARANQDHCGLAGSAAAAMCGGVGTAAAAAPPHQALSSSALERIQLHMRLQGLYNSAFGCTTTSSNGGGVGVAPPQWPKLEALLPSRPLPAVQPTDAVVATVQHPHHLVVGGHTLATAAAAAATTSEAFQAAEHLDPAAATGSNYMPGVAGVEMTSSSSMAGGGGFVAGYGLHDELYDFLFKCESIGGAQGGIIPSSLPELQCPDGSAIIGADEKFSTWTSSSCDYGSGGAGDYVLGYDQ is encoded by the exons ATGGGGAGGGCGCCGTGCTGCGACAAGGCGAGCGTGAAGAAAGGGCCGTGGTCGCCGGAGGAGGACGCCAAGCTCAAGGCCTACATCGAGGAGAACGGCACCGGCGGCAACTGGATCGCGCTGCCGCAGAAGATCG GGCTGAAGAGATGTGGCAAGAGTTGCAGGCTCAGATGGCTCAACTACCTGCGGCCAAACATTAAGCATGGTGATTTCACAGAAGAAGAGGAGCACATCATTTGTAGCCTCTACATTAGCATCGGTAGCAG GTGGTCGATCATCGCGGCGCAGCTGCCGGGGAGAACGGACAACGACATCAAGAACTACTGGAACACCAAGCTGAAGAAGAAGCTCCTCGGCAAgcgcgcgccgtcgcgccgcgcccgcgcaaACCAAGACCACTGCGGTCTAGcaggcagcgccgccgccgccatgtgcgGTGGCGTcggcaccgcggcggcggcggcgccgccgcatcaAGCCCTAAGCTCGTCGGCCCTCGAGCGGATCCAGCTCCACATGCGCCTCCAAGGCCTCTACAACAGCGCGTTCGgctgcaccaccaccagcagcaacggcggcggcgtcggcgtcgcgccgccgcagtGGCCGAAGCTCGAGGCGCTGCTGCCGAGCAGACCGCTCCCGGCCGTGCAGCCGAcggacgccgtcgtcgccaccgtgcAACACCCCCATCATTTGGTCGTCGGCGGCCAtaccctcgccaccgccgccgccgccgccgccaccacgtcgGAGGCGTTCCAAGCCGCCGAGCACCTCGACCCTGCGGCGGCGACCGGTTCGAACTACATGCCGGGAGTCGCCGGTGTAGAGatgacctcgtcgtcgtcaatggcgggtggtggtgggttCGTCGCCGGCTACGGTCTCCACGACGAGCTATACGACTTCCTCTTCAAGTGCGAGTCGATCGGCGGAGCGCAAGGCGGGATCATCCCTTCGTCGTTGCCGGAGCTGCAGTGCCCGGACGGCAGCGCCATCATCGGCGCCGACGAGAAGTTCTCGACGTGGACGTCGTCGTCTTGCGACTACGGttcgggcggcgccggcgattaCGTTCTAGGGTATGATCAATAA